The following nucleotide sequence is from Thermostaphylospora chromogena.
CCTGGGTGCCTCCAGCCCGGGCGGCAACATCCAGGTGACGGCGCTCCATCCCGGTTTGCCCGCCCGATGCAAGGTCGGAGGCTGGAGCCCGTCTCTCTACGCCCAGGAGATCAATGTGCTCTGCTTCGTCGCCAACACGCCGTCCGACACCGGCTGGACGCTGACCTACCATCACGAGCGGGCGATCACCGGAGTCCCCCGGGAGACGACCCCGTGGCGGCAGTTCGCCTACACCTTCGACACCAACCCGACGAACCCCCTGTACGCGCCGACACCGCCCGGGATCAACCACAACTCCATGACCGCGACGAACGTCATCCGGGAGGCCACGCCGCCGTTCCGGAAGACGACCTTCCCCCTCGTGGGCGGGACCCCCGATAACGTCCAGGTGACGGCCTTCGGGACCGACCCCGCCTACTGCAAGCCGGGAGCCTTGTGGACGCTCACCGGGACGAGCTACCTGGAGGTCTCGATCGACCCGGTGATCTGCTATCTCGCCCTCTCCCCGACGCTGAGCGGTTCCTTCGTGACCTACGTTTCGGCCCCCTGACTCCGCCCCGGCCGGTCGCCCGGCTCGCCGGTCGGCGGCCGACGGGCGGGCCGGGACCGCGGAGAACCGGCCCCGGACAGCGGCGGAACGCGGTGTACCGCTCCTCGGCGGAAGGGACGGCAGACCTGCGCGAGAGGAGTTGAAGTTAGGTTGACCTAAGATGAGCTCAGGGCCGATGGGCCGTACACCGATGACGCGGGTGATACCGATATATGCCGTTTTTCGCCGTGGACATACCCGACCTTGTGGAGGCCGTCCGCAGCCTGCCGATCTGGCTGCTCACCCTCATCGGGGCCGTCCTGCTGTTCGGCGCCTTCCAGGTCTACTACTGGGTGGGGCGCAAGCTCGGCGAACGGCTCTACGCTTCGCGCGTCGGTGAGCGGATCGGACGCGACCGCATCCTGCGGATCGAGAACATCGTACGCAGGTGGGGGGCGCTGGCCGTCTACGGGTGCTTCTGGGTGCCGGTGCTGCGGCACACCCTGCCGTGGGTCGCGGGAGTGCTGCGCGTCTCCTACCCGTGGTATGTGGTGGCCAGCGCGCTCGGCTGCGCCACGTGGGTGCCGGTGACGGTGTTCGGCCTGTACACGGTGATCTGGGGTTGGATCAGCATCGCCGCCCACTCGCCCGTCGCCGCCGCGGCGCTCGCCGTGGCGGTCGCGGCCGCCGCGGTGCTCGTCGTCCGCCGCCGCCGTCGGAGGCGCGCCTCCGACGACCGGCCCTCCAAGACGCTCACCCCGTCCTGACCCCGGGCCGGCGGTCCCCCTCCGCCCGGCTCGCGCCGCCCGTCGAGACCCGCCGCGGCGAAATCCCGGTATCCATCGGGGACGCGTGTCACGATGGCGCACATGCGCATCGGGGACGCTCGTCCGTCACGCCGCCTTCGGCCCGCCTCGCTGTGCGCCGCCGCGCTGGCCCTGGCGTGCGCCGTGACGGCCGCGCCCGCACATGCCACCACGCGCCACACCACCGCTCGGACCGGGACGGCGTGGGCCGTCCCGGTCGGCGCGCCCGCCGTTCCCGTGGGCGCGTCCATGCGGACCGCCCCCAAGGTCCACGCCCGGGCCGCGCTCCTGGTCGACGCGGCCACCGGCGAGGAGCTGTACGCCAGGCGGGCCGGCCGGAGGGCGCCCGTGGCCAGCCTCGTCAAGGTCATGACGGCCTACGTGGTCTTACGCGAGGCACGGCTGAGCGACGTCATAAAGATCACAAAGGCCGATGTGCGGCACGCGGTACGCCACGGCGCCACCCGGGCGGGCCTGCGCGCGGGTGAGCGGTTCACCGTCCGCGACCTGCTCTACGCGCTGATGCTGCCCTCCGGGGCCGACGCCTCGCACGCCCTCGCCCGCCGCTACGGGCCGGGCACCGGACGCTTCGTCGCCAAGATGAACGCCGTCGCCCGGGAGCTCGGGCTGCGCGACACCCGCTACGCCAACCCCGACGGCCTGCCGCATCCGGCGAACGGCGGCCGTTCCACCGCCCGCGACCAGGTACGGCTGGCCCGTTTCGCGCTGCGGCATCCCGAGCTGAGCCGCATCGCCGCCACCGGGCGGCACACGGTCCGGCGTACCGAGGCCCACCGCGCCCACGTCTGGCGCAACACCAACGAGCTCCTCGGCAGCCTCCCCGGCGCGCTGGGCGTCAAGACCGGCTACACCCGCGCCGCCGGGTTCTGCCTGCTCTTCGCCGCCCGGCGCGAGGGCCGGGTGCTGATCGGCGCCGTCCTCGGCGAGTCGCGATCCGACCGGCGCTTCTCCACCGCCCGGCGGCTCGTCGAATGGGCCGGCGGCGTCCGTTGACCCCGGCGGCGTCTCGGCGGGGGAAGCCGCTTCCATCCGCGAACGCCCGCCGATAGCCGCGGGCGTATCACGGCAGGCCAGCGGCCGGTGAGGTGTCAGACGCCCGTGCCGTAGCCGCCTTCGCCGCCCGGCGTGTAGACGACCGTCCAGGGGCGGGGCGTGTCCGCGTCGCCGTCCGCCGCCGGAACGGTGGAGGGGCTGGTCTCGGTGAGGACCTCCGCGGCCACCTCGCCGAAGCGCGCCGCGGCGGGGTGGGGGGACGCGGCCGGCCAGGCCGAGGAGATCCTGCGCCGCAGCGACGTGCCGGCCAGCGGCCGCCAGACGACACGCGGCTCCCGCCGGGCGATGGCCTCCTGCTCGAACGCGACGCCCCGGTCCCCCATCACCAGGCCGAGCATGAACTCGGGGTTGCGGGCGTGGCGTACCCGACCGGGCGCGAACCCGCCCGCCCGGCACGTCTCCAGCACGTGGTCGTACCACGCGGGCGCGGTCGGACGCGGGAACAGCACCAGGTCGTGTCCTGCCAGGTCGCACAGTGCGATCTCCGGCATCCGCGCCAGCGGCGACAGCCTCGGCAGCACCACGCCGAGCGGCACCTCCACCATCGGCCCGAACCGCAGGTCGCCCGCTTCGACCGGGTGGTAGACGAGTCCGACGTCGAGCTGGGCGGAGGCCAGCGAGCGAAGCTGTTCGGCCGTGGTCAGCTCCTGGAGGTCCACCTCCAGGCCGGGGACGGTCCCGGCCAGCCGCCGCAGCAGCGCGTTCATCGCCGTCGCCGGCGTCTCCGGCGGCACCGCGGCGCGCAGCGTGCCCAGCGCGCCGTCGCGCGCCTTGCGCATCAGCACCCGTAGCCGCTGCTCACGGGCCAGCAGCTCGCGCGCCTCGGTGAGCAGGATGCGCCCTGCCGCGGTCAGCTCGACCTGCCGCCGGGACCGATCGAACAGCTCCACGCCGAGCTCCCTCTCCAAGCGGCGGATGGCCTGGCTGAGCGGCGGCTGGGCGATTCCCAGCCGATCCGCCGCCCGCCCGAAGTGCATTTCGTCCGCTGTGACGAGGAAGTAGCGAAGATGGCGGGAGAGATCCACCCGATAACGATATGCCGTCGCCTATGGGAGGACGTTAAGGTTCCAGCGTGCCGATCGAGGAGCGTATTCGAGAGGTGTTCGCGCGGGTGGGGGTCACCGCCCGCTTCCACGTGATCGACGTGGCGACCGGGGACGAGGTCGGGCTGAACGCCGACGAGCAGGAGGTTCTGGCCTCACTCTTCAAGGTGCTGCCGCTTCTGGAGTTCGCCAGGCAGGTCGCGGCAGGCCAGCTCGACCCCACCGAGCGCGTCGTGGTGCGCTCCGCCGACCGCCTCGGCGGCTGGGGCACCGCCGGTTGCGCCGACGACGTGGAGCTCTCCCTGCGTGACCTGGCCTACTTCATGATGTCGGTCAGCGACAACACCGCGGCCGACCTGCTGGTGCGCCGGGTCGGCCTGGACACCGTGCGGATGCTCGTCGCCGAGCTGGGCCTGGCCCGCACGCGGATCATCGGCGGGTCGCGCGAAATGCTCGCCTCCATGTTCGAGGACGTCGGCGCGGCGACGCCCGCCGACTTCGCTCAGATCTTCCCCACGCTGAGCGAGGAGCGCATTCTGGCGCTGCGCGCCCTCGACCCCGAGCACACCACCTCCAGCACGCCGCGGGAGATGACCCGGCTGATGGGGATGATCTGGCGGGACGAGGCGGGCCATCCGGCCGCCTGCGCGATGGTCCGCGAGCTGATGACCCGGCAGATCTTCTGGACCCGCCTGGGTTCGGGCTTCCCGCCGTCGGTGCGGGTGGCGAGCAAGACCGGCACCCTCCCCGGTCTGCACATCGAAGCCGGGGTGGCGGAGTACCCGGACGGCGGGCGCTACGCCATCGCGGTCTTCGCCCGCAGCCACAACCTGCAGACCCGCAGGATCGACATCGATCTGGCGATGGGCAGGGCCGCCCGCCTCGCCGTCGATCATCTGCGCGCCGCGGCGGCCTCCTGACGTCGCACTCCCGGCCAGGAGCGGCCGGGCCTCGGCACCGGCCGTCCGCGACCCGCCCCGCCTCCGCCCCGAGAGGCGGCCGATCCCGTTCCAGACTCCCCGGGCGAACAGAGGTGCGAATCATCGCGAAACGTGCCAGGGTGATGGGTGTCGTCACCCGATCCCACCCGACGGCGCCCCCACTGGACGACACCGGAGGACCGCCATGCCATCCTCGACCGACCGGCCGGCCATCCGCTTCACCGAACCGGGGATCATGACCTCGGCGGGCCGGTTCGCGCATCTCATCGACCGGCTACCCGGCGACGTCGCAAAGCTGGCCTCGGTCGGACACGGACTGCTGATCCACGAGCACCTCGCCTCCGCGTACGGGGTCACCCTGTCGCCGGAAGACCGGGAGAGCCTGCACGTCCGCCCGGCGGAACGGCTGCTCGAGCTGATCACGACCCGTGACGACCGTCCCCTCGACGTCCCCCGCGAATCCGCCGCGCGGCTGGCGGGCAACTGCCGCCACTTCACCGTGCTGGCGGTGACGATGCTGCGGGCGCACGGGATCGCGGCCCGTGCCCGCTGCGGCTTCGCCGCCTACTTCATCGACGGTTTCTTCGAAGACCACTGGGTGTGCGAGTACCGGCCCGCCGGCCAGGAGCGCTGGGCCGTGCTGGACCCGCAGCTCGACGAGCGGCAGCGCGAGATGTTCCCCATCGACTTCGACGTCGCCGACGTGCCCCGCGACCGCTTCCTCACCGCCGGAGACGCCTGGCGGCGGTGCCGGGACGGCGCGGCCGACCCCGGCCGGTTCGGGCTCAGCATGGTACGCGAATCCGGATGGTGGTGGATAGCCGGCAATCTGATGCGGGACGCCGCGGCGCTGAGCGGCGTCGAGGTGCTGCCGTGGGACTCCTGGGGTGCGATGCCCGGCCCCGACGCCCCGATCGACGACGACCTGCGCGCGCTCTTCGACCGCCTCGCCGACCTCACCCGCGATCCCGACGCCGACCTGCCGGAGCTGCTGCGGTTGTGCGCGGACGACGAGCGCCTCCGCCTGCCCGCCGCCGTCCGCAACGACCTCCGCGGACGCGACGAGCCCCTCGTCTCCTGAACCGGGCCCCGCGGAAACGGGCTCACCGCTCCCGAGCGGCGTCGGCTCGCGTCCGCGCGAGTCCGTGCCCGTCGCAGGACGTACCGGTCGGCGAGGCGGCGGCCCGGTCCGCGGCGCTCCTCACATCCCCGTGCGCCGAGGGGTGTGACATTCTTACCCGCGTGGAGACGGAACGGCTGATCATGCGCAGGTGGCGGGAGGAGGACCGGGAGCCGTTCGCGGCGATGAACGCCGATCCCGAGGTGATGGAGCACTTCCCCGCGCCGCTCACCCGGGAGCAGAGCGACGCGATGATCGATCGCATCGAGCGTGCTTTCGACGAGCAGGGCTACGGCCTGTGGGCGCTGGAGGAGAAGGCCACCGGCCGGTTCATCGGGTTCACCGGCCTGGTCTGGCAGCGGTTCGAGGCGCCGTTCACGCCGGCGTTGGAGGTCGGCTGGCGGCTGGCCCGGCACGCCTGGGGACGCGGCTACGCCACCGAGGCCGGCCGCCGGGCGATCGAGGAGGGCTTCGCCCGGACGGAGGTGGACGAGATCGTCTCCATCACCGCCGTGGGCAACGTCCGTTCCCGCGCGGTCATGGAACGCCTCGGTCTGACCCGCGACCCGGCCGACGACTTCGACCACCCCCTGATCCCCGAGGGCCATCCGCTGCGCCCGCACGTCCTGTACCGGATCAGGCGCCCGTAGGGCCTCCGCTCCGCCTTGCCGCGCGCCGGGCGGCCGTGCCCCACGCCGCGTTGAGCGCTACGGGCCGGGGCCGGAAGGCTCGCCGTCGTCGAGCTCCGTCTCCCACGGCCGGGTCGCGGGATCGTGCGGGATGCCCTCGATGCACTCGGGGCATGTGATCACGTCGTGGCGGGGGCCGGTCCGGGGGACGTCGCGATGAGCGGTCGTCCGCGGGCCGGCCTTTCACGGTCCCACCTGCGGTGGTGTCGGTCGTAAGACGACCTTCCCCGATCTCCCCGCCTCCATCCGTCCGGACCGGGTCGCAGACGCGTGGTCACCCCGCCCGTTCCCCGACGACCGCCAGCGCTTCGTCGACGTAGTCGAGCAGTGGGCGGGTCCGGCCGTCGAGATGCCACTGCTCCAGGGAACCGAAGTAGACGCCGAACCAGTACGTCCGGGCGGCGACCCGGGCGCGCACCGGGTTCTCCCCCCTGTCACGCAGCAGGGCGGCCAGGCGGTCGGCCGCCTGGTCCAGCGCCCCGTACACGGCGGCCCGCAC
It contains:
- a CDS encoding DedA family protein; this encodes MPFFAVDIPDLVEAVRSLPIWLLTLIGAVLLFGAFQVYYWVGRKLGERLYASRVGERIGRDRILRIENIVRRWGALAVYGCFWVPVLRHTLPWVAGVLRVSYPWYVVASALGCATWVPVTVFGLYTVIWGWISIAAHSPVAAAALAVAVAAAAVLVVRRRRRRRASDDRPSKTLTPS
- a CDS encoding D-alanyl-D-alanine carboxypeptidase family protein; its protein translation is MRIGDARPSRRLRPASLCAAALALACAVTAAPAHATTRHTTARTGTAWAVPVGAPAVPVGASMRTAPKVHARAALLVDAATGEELYARRAGRRAPVASLVKVMTAYVVLREARLSDVIKITKADVRHAVRHGATRAGLRAGERFTVRDLLYALMLPSGADASHALARRYGPGTGRFVAKMNAVARELGLRDTRYANPDGLPHPANGGRSTARDQVRLARFALRHPELSRIAATGRHTVRRTEAHRAHVWRNTNELLGSLPGALGVKTGYTRAAGFCLLFAARREGRVLIGAVLGESRSDRRFSTARRLVEWAGGVR
- a CDS encoding LysR substrate-binding domain-containing protein; the protein is MDLSRHLRYFLVTADEMHFGRAADRLGIAQPPLSQAIRRLERELGVELFDRSRRQVELTAAGRILLTEARELLAREQRLRVLMRKARDGALGTLRAAVPPETPATAMNALLRRLAGTVPGLEVDLQELTTAEQLRSLASAQLDVGLVYHPVEAGDLRFGPMVEVPLGVVLPRLSPLARMPEIALCDLAGHDLVLFPRPTAPAWYDHVLETCRAGGFAPGRVRHARNPEFMLGLVMGDRGVAFEQEAIARREPRVVWRPLAGTSLRRRISSAWPAASPHPAAARFGEVAAEVLTETSPSTVPAADGDADTPRPWTVVYTPGGEGGYGTGV
- a CDS encoding serine hydrolase is translated as MPIEERIREVFARVGVTARFHVIDVATGDEVGLNADEQEVLASLFKVLPLLEFARQVAAGQLDPTERVVVRSADRLGGWGTAGCADDVELSLRDLAYFMMSVSDNTAADLLVRRVGLDTVRMLVAELGLARTRIIGGSREMLASMFEDVGAATPADFAQIFPTLSEERILALRALDPEHTTSSTPREMTRLMGMIWRDEAGHPAACAMVRELMTRQIFWTRLGSGFPPSVRVASKTGTLPGLHIEAGVAEYPDGGRYAIAVFARSHNLQTRRIDIDLAMGRAARLAVDHLRAAAAS
- a CDS encoding transglutaminase domain-containing protein, with the translated sequence MPSSTDRPAIRFTEPGIMTSAGRFAHLIDRLPGDVAKLASVGHGLLIHEHLASAYGVTLSPEDRESLHVRPAERLLELITTRDDRPLDVPRESAARLAGNCRHFTVLAVTMLRAHGIAARARCGFAAYFIDGFFEDHWVCEYRPAGQERWAVLDPQLDERQREMFPIDFDVADVPRDRFLTAGDAWRRCRDGAADPGRFGLSMVRESGWWWIAGNLMRDAAALSGVEVLPWDSWGAMPGPDAPIDDDLRALFDRLADLTRDPDADLPELLRLCADDERLRLPAAVRNDLRGRDEPLVS
- a CDS encoding GNAT family N-acetyltransferase; protein product: METERLIMRRWREEDREPFAAMNADPEVMEHFPAPLTREQSDAMIDRIERAFDEQGYGLWALEEKATGRFIGFTGLVWQRFEAPFTPALEVGWRLARHAWGRGYATEAGRRAIEEGFARTEVDEIVSITAVGNVRSRAVMERLGLTRDPADDFDHPLIPEGHPLRPHVLYRIRRP